Proteins from a genomic interval of Natronorubrum sediminis:
- a CDS encoding cyclase family protein: MCDNNEENRRNFMKGCGAAAAMAVTGLGAGTAAGQTESMGNIEELLDGLPNNWGRWGNDDEVGALNFLDSEQAFAGMQAVMRGGPANIQQYTLQVPMTGDALESVVDEDVEVSADAGDALYPPRTPARRDNTADATTIEDSDARAGVKSSDDAFITQLFLHGTTHIDALGHVWYDDQLYNGYDELATAEVKEFDQPIPGIDAEGNATEVTETKGHSEASVAPLAASGVTGRAVLLDVGRHMGDENGWLELGASITLSDLLETADAQGVDINERDIVLVRTGGVERAIDPEAEWGPEAEPGLTFSEELVEWVYDMEIPMIGADNIAVEKLAQTIDGKTYAIPLHAALLRDLGVSLNEILWLGDVADQCAEDGIYELMYVAAPLHVERATGAPANPVVLKATQNGKNGRDVDPKEKADR, from the coding sequence ATGTGCGATAACAACGAAGAAAATCGGCGAAATTTTATGAAAGGATGCGGTGCAGCGGCCGCGATGGCCGTAACCGGACTCGGTGCCGGGACGGCGGCGGGGCAAACGGAATCGATGGGAAACATCGAAGAGTTGCTAGATGGGCTTCCGAATAATTGGGGCCGGTGGGGTAACGACGACGAGGTGGGGGCGTTGAACTTCCTCGACAGCGAACAAGCGTTCGCCGGAATGCAAGCGGTAATGCGTGGCGGTCCAGCAAACATTCAGCAGTATACGCTTCAGGTCCCGATGACCGGCGATGCGCTGGAGTCGGTCGTCGACGAAGATGTCGAGGTTTCAGCAGACGCCGGCGATGCACTGTATCCGCCGCGGACGCCAGCAAGACGGGACAACACCGCCGACGCAACGACGATCGAAGATTCCGATGCACGCGCCGGGGTCAAATCGTCGGACGACGCGTTCATCACGCAGTTGTTCCTCCACGGAACGACCCATATCGACGCGCTCGGACACGTTTGGTACGATGACCAACTCTACAACGGGTACGACGAACTGGCGACGGCGGAGGTCAAGGAATTCGATCAACCGATCCCGGGCATCGACGCGGAGGGTAACGCGACCGAAGTGACGGAAACCAAAGGACACTCGGAAGCAAGCGTTGCACCCCTCGCCGCCTCCGGAGTCACGGGTCGCGCAGTCCTACTCGACGTCGGTCGTCACATGGGCGACGAAAACGGCTGGCTCGAACTCGGCGCATCGATCACGCTATCAGATCTTCTGGAGACGGCGGACGCCCAGGGAGTCGACATCAACGAGCGAGATATCGTCCTCGTTCGGACCGGTGGCGTCGAGCGGGCAATCGATCCCGAGGCGGAGTGGGGACCTGAGGCGGAACCCGGTCTCACGTTCAGCGAGGAACTCGTCGAGTGGGTGTACGATATGGAGATTCCGATGATCGGTGCTGACAATATTGCGGTCGAAAAGCTCGCCCAGACTATTGACGGCAAAACGTACGCGATCCCACTTCACGCGGCACTGCTACGCGACCTCGGCGTCTCGCTCAACGAGATACTGTGGCTCGGCGACGTGGCTGACCAGTGTGCAGAAGACGGTATTTACGAACTCATGTACGTTGCGGCTCCGTTGCACGTCGAACGAGCGACGGGAGCCCCGGCGAATCCGGTCGTCCTGAAAGCTACCCAGAACGGGAAAAACGGACGGGACGTTGATCCGAAGGAGAAAGCCGACCGATAA
- a CDS encoding amidohydrolase family protein produces the protein MSSHDSRETGDARADLRLIDCDVHQMWANPDDVVQYLPDHWKGRGIDVPGTPWPSPVGLMRDDAAPESGAPAGSNPDLMREQHIDPYDVEYAILNATGMLTLGVTPNENYAAALASAQNDWLVDYWLEADDCFKGGLVVAPQAPNRAAEEIDRLGGHPDIVQVQMASVGRTPFGRRELWPIYEAAAKHDLPIALHIGPEGMGTSPPHTPAGYPSSYFERHALTNTSLMGQLTSMLLGGVFEKFGLDLVLIEGGFSWLPYLRWRLDKDWRGLREQTPWIDRPPSEYITEHVRVTTQPLPEPDDPDHLRQMFDMIDARETVLFASDYPHWDADDPRLAFPPMDEELERRIFRENAAELYGL, from the coding sequence ATGTCATCACACGACTCTCGCGAGACGGGTGACGCGAGAGCGGATCTCCGGTTGATCGACTGTGACGTCCACCAAATGTGGGCGAATCCCGACGACGTCGTCCAGTACCTGCCGGATCACTGGAAGGGGCGAGGAATCGACGTTCCCGGTACTCCCTGGCCGAGTCCCGTGGGGCTAATGCGCGACGACGCCGCCCCCGAGTCGGGCGCCCCGGCTGGCTCCAACCCGGATCTGATGCGTGAGCAACACATCGATCCGTACGACGTTGAGTACGCGATCCTCAACGCCACCGGGATGTTGACCCTCGGCGTCACGCCGAACGAGAACTACGCTGCAGCGCTCGCGAGTGCCCAGAACGACTGGCTGGTCGACTACTGGCTCGAGGCAGACGACTGTTTCAAGGGGGGACTCGTCGTCGCCCCGCAAGCGCCGAACCGGGCCGCCGAGGAGATCGATCGGCTGGGCGGGCATCCCGATATCGTTCAGGTTCAGATGGCGAGCGTCGGTCGGACCCCCTTCGGTCGACGGGAGCTCTGGCCCATCTACGAGGCGGCGGCGAAACACGACCTGCCGATCGCGCTGCATATCGGTCCGGAGGGAATGGGGACGAGCCCGCCACACACTCCGGCAGGCTACCCCTCGAGTTATTTCGAGCGCCACGCCCTCACTAACACCAGCCTGATGGGACAGCTCACCAGCATGCTCCTTGGAGGCGTCTTCGAGAAGTTCGGCCTCGATCTGGTGTTGATCGAGGGCGGGTTCTCGTGGCTCCCGTATCTTCGATGGCGACTCGACAAAGACTGGCGCGGACTCCGGGAACAGACGCCGTGGATCGATCGGCCGCCGAGCGAGTACATCACGGAGCATGTCCGCGTCACGACGCAGCCGCTGCCGGAACCGGACGATCCGGATCACCTTCGACAGATGTTCGATATGATCGACGCCCGGGAGACCGTCCTGTTCGCGTCCGACTATCCCCACTGGGACGCCGACGATCCGCGTCTGGCGTTCCCGCCCATGGACGAGGAATTGGAGCGACGCATCTTCCGCGAGAACGCGGCTGAGCTGTACGGCCTATGA
- a CDS encoding Rieske (2Fe-2S) protein — MTGDDTSRDRIEVCPAAELPPGSRTIVEVSDQEVGIFNVDGELYAIANACPHQLAPLCEGRLTGEMTAPAVGEYELSRQGMVLRCPWHGWKFDIETGESVFNPHLRTRTYDVTIETLEEGDCSKDCTYGADLAGDEPPVDTYDVAVERSTVVLYV; from the coding sequence ATGACCGGTGACGATACGTCTCGCGATCGGATCGAGGTCTGTCCGGCCGCGGAGCTCCCCCCGGGTTCGCGCACCATCGTCGAGGTGTCGGATCAAGAGGTCGGTATTTTCAACGTCGACGGCGAACTGTACGCGATCGCGAACGCCTGTCCCCACCAGCTGGCGCCGCTCTGTGAAGGACGGTTGACCGGTGAGATGACCGCCCCTGCGGTGGGGGAGTACGAACTCTCCCGGCAGGGGATGGTCCTACGTTGTCCGTGGCACGGCTGGAAGTTCGACATCGAGACGGGCGAGTCCGTGTTCAATCCTCACCTCCGGACACGAACGTACGACGTAACTATCGAAACGCTCGAGGAGGGGGACTGTTCGAAGGACTGCACCTACGGGGCGGACCTCGCCGGCGACGAACCGCCGGTCGACACCTACGACGTCGCCGTCGAACGGTCGACCGTGGTTCTCTACGTCTGA
- a CDS encoding MFS transporter — MDGRGKVLIVVAVGWGLSMGTRMIYPVLLPHLRTAYGIDLTTAGLLVTVLFVAYAIGQLPGGILADRIGERPILIVSTLLAAATLFLVTTAGSVLVLFAMTALFGLAIALYAVARYTVLTRLYPNHLGAANGATAASADAAQSVLPPLAGVLAAGVSWQMGFGFAIPLFLITGLALWAIVPTRTDGTRSSENDRTDGGAPVERPTTNRRWDTFLVLRRPVIVKGAIVYTLGLCIWQAFTAFYPIYMIEIKGLSSSLAGGLFGLFFVLGIAVKPLSGGMYDQIGARRSLLIVVSVSGVALSLLPFVNSFWLLVMITALISALLGISTVVESFLLTNIPKDVRGTGLGIIRSIAFLIGAVSPALFGAAGDRNLFDEAFLSLGLLAGIALVVITLLPEK, encoded by the coding sequence ATGGACGGTCGCGGAAAGGTCCTGATCGTCGTCGCAGTCGGATGGGGACTCTCGATGGGAACGCGAATGATCTATCCAGTCTTGCTTCCCCACCTTCGCACGGCATACGGCATCGATCTCACTACGGCCGGATTGTTGGTGACCGTCCTGTTCGTCGCGTACGCGATCGGTCAGCTGCCCGGAGGCATCCTCGCAGACCGGATCGGTGAGCGGCCGATTTTGATCGTCAGTACGCTGTTGGCAGCCGCAACGTTGTTTCTGGTAACCACTGCGGGATCTGTCCTGGTACTGTTCGCCATGACGGCGTTATTCGGCCTCGCAATCGCGCTCTACGCGGTGGCCAGATACACCGTTCTTACGCGTCTGTATCCCAATCATCTTGGTGCAGCGAACGGGGCGACGGCCGCGTCGGCCGACGCGGCACAGTCGGTGTTACCACCGCTCGCGGGAGTGCTCGCGGCGGGAGTCTCTTGGCAGATGGGATTCGGATTTGCGATTCCCCTGTTTTTGATTACCGGCCTCGCGCTCTGGGCGATCGTTCCAACGAGAACAGACGGCACAAGGTCCTCTGAGAACGACCGAACTGATGGTGGGGCCCCCGTGGAGCGTCCTACGACGAATCGTAGGTGGGACACGTTTCTCGTTCTTCGGCGACCCGTGATCGTGAAAGGGGCGATCGTCTACACGCTCGGACTCTGTATTTGGCAGGCGTTCACCGCATTTTATCCGATCTACATGATCGAGATCAAAGGACTGTCGTCGTCGCTCGCGGGCGGGCTGTTCGGGCTGTTTTTCGTTCTGGGTATCGCAGTCAAGCCGCTCTCGGGCGGGATGTACGACCAAATCGGTGCTCGACGATCGCTGCTCATCGTCGTGAGTGTCTCGGGTGTCGCGCTCAGTCTCCTTCCGTTCGTGAATAGTTTCTGGCTTCTCGTGATGATAACGGCGCTGATCAGCGCGCTACTCGGGATTAGTACGGTCGTCGAATCGTTTCTACTTACCAACATCCCGAAAGACGTTCGCGGAACCGGATTGGGCATCATCCGTTCGATCGCGTTCCTAATCGGTGCGGTGAGTCCCGCGCTCTTCGGTGCGGCCGGCGACCGAAATCTGTTCGACGAAGCGTTCCTCTCGCTCGGTTTACTGGCCGGGATAGCACTTGTCGTGATTACGTTGCTTCCAGAGAAGTGA
- a CDS encoding phosphotransferase family protein → MSDRDTDYFDRLVDLDALEAFLETHLGPAATFEVHRHPGGHSNETLFITWGAEEFVVRRPPPGETADTAHDVIREYTVLEALQDSDVPIPTTEVASEDHDIIGSDFYVMEKKDGVVIREDEPEEVTDPSQRRWIGTEMIDTLAAIHGVDHEKVGLDGFGRPDGFTQRQVDRWEQQYDWAFETTAEEREIPEVHELTDWLQNNVPTDHPHALVHGDYKLDNVMFELGSEPKTVAVLDWEMSTIGDPFTDLGWLLSYWPDESDETTKVGTAKDAAYLLRNGYPARDELVERYESATGYTFENDRFYRALAYYKLGGIGEMFFRRHLEGNAADDRYPLMEERVPELARRALRIVEGSE, encoded by the coding sequence GTGTCTGATAGAGACACCGATTACTTCGACCGACTCGTCGATCTCGACGCACTTGAGGCGTTTCTCGAGACGCACCTCGGACCGGCGGCCACGTTCGAGGTCCACCGACACCCAGGCGGGCACTCCAACGAAACGCTGTTCATCACGTGGGGGGCAGAAGAGTTCGTTGTTCGGCGTCCACCGCCGGGGGAAACCGCAGACACGGCCCACGACGTGATACGAGAGTACACGGTACTCGAGGCGCTCCAAGATTCCGATGTGCCGATCCCAACGACGGAGGTTGCGTCGGAGGATCACGATATCATCGGGTCGGACTTCTACGTCATGGAGAAAAAGGACGGAGTCGTGATTCGAGAGGATGAGCCAGAGGAAGTGACCGACCCGTCGCAACGCCGATGGATCGGCACTGAAATGATCGACACACTTGCGGCCATTCACGGGGTAGATCACGAGAAAGTCGGCCTCGACGGATTTGGTCGCCCGGACGGGTTCACGCAGCGACAGGTCGATCGGTGGGAACAGCAGTACGACTGGGCGTTCGAGACCACGGCCGAAGAACGGGAGATACCCGAAGTTCACGAGTTGACCGACTGGCTCCAGAACAACGTTCCGACGGATCATCCCCACGCGCTGGTCCACGGCGACTACAAACTCGACAACGTGATGTTCGAACTGGGTTCGGAACCCAAAACCGTCGCCGTTCTCGACTGGGAGATGTCGACTATCGGGGATCCATTTACTGATCTCGGCTGGCTACTGTCATACTGGCCGGACGAGAGTGACGAAACGACCAAAGTCGGAACCGCGAAAGATGCGGCGTATTTGCTCCGAAACGGGTACCCCGCGCGTGACGAACTCGTCGAACGGTACGAATCGGCGACGGGATATACGTTCGAGAACGACCGATTTTATCGCGCGCTGGCGTACTACAAACTCGGCGGAATCGGCGAGATGTTCTTCCGCCGTCACCTCGAGGGGAACGCCGCCGACGATCGGTATCCGTTGATGGAGGAGCGCGTTCCGGAACTCGCTCGTCGGGCGCTTCGTATCGTCGAGGGATCCGAATAA